The Candidatus Methanoperedens sp. genomic interval TCTCAAATCCTACGAAGAGGTTATCAGGGCACTTCTTAGATCAGAGAAGAGGCTTAAAAAATCATATTTTGGGACGTTCACTGAGCTTGATGAATTCAAGAGGGATGAGGAAGAAGATGACTGTGCTGGTTGATTCCTGGGCATGGATCGAGTATTTTAAAGGAACTCTGGCTGGTGAAAAGGTCAAGGAATTATTAGAAAACTCACAGGATAAGATAATTGTAAGTACGGTAAATATTGCAGAAGTGTATAACTCATTTCTGAGGGATTATTCTTATCCGGATAACAATCGCTATGCGAAGGCTTCAAGGAATGCGATAAAACAAAGGTCATATATCTGTGAGGTCGATGAAAAGATCGCTGTTGATTCTGCAAAGATAATGCATGAAAAGAAATGGGGTCTTGGGGATTCTATAATATATGCAACCGCAAAACGAGAAGAAGCAAAGGTAATGACTGGAGATCCGCATTTCAGGGGCTTAAGTGATGTTATATTCCTGGAAAGGTGAAAAATCACAGTGAGCCCTTCTGGGGTATGTGGAGCATGAAGAAAATTAATAAATGGGGTAACTAATATGTGGAATTCAAACGAGGAACTGGATATCGAAAAAGCAGGTGATGATGCAAACAAGCTTATACTGCTTGGTTCTGCCCTGAAAGCAGGAATATTCCAGGCTCTTGAGACGGAAAAGCCTCTAGCCACCCTTAAGGAAGAACTCAAAGCTGATGAGAGAGCTCTTTTCATCGTGCTTGAGGCACTCTGTTCATTGGGATATGTTGTT includes:
- a CDS encoding type II toxin-antitoxin system VapC family toxin, with the translated sequence MNSRGMRKKMTVLVDSWAWIEYFKGTLAGEKVKELLENSQDKIIVSTVNIAEVYNSFLRDYSYPDNNRYAKASRNAIKQRSYICEVDEKIAVDSAKIMHEKKWGLGDSIIYATAKREEAKVMTGDPHFRGLSDVIFLER
- a CDS encoding ribbon-helix-helix protein, CopG family; protein product: MVTSIQMHEDIIKELNALKKELNLKSYEEVIRALLRSEKRLKKSYFGTFTELDEFKRDEEEDDCAG